A single window of Lysobacter oculi DNA harbors:
- the ndk gene encoding nucleoside-diphosphate kinase, whose protein sequence is MAQERTLSIIKPDAVAKNVIGEIYSRFEKNGLKVVASKMKQLSKQEAEGFYAVHRERPFFGALVNFMISGPVMIQVLEGEGAVLKNRELMGATNPKEAAAGTIRADFADSIDANAVHGSDSLENAAIEIAYFFPATDVIGR, encoded by the coding sequence ATGGCGCAGGAGCGCACCCTTTCCATCATCAAGCCCGACGCCGTCGCCAAGAACGTTATCGGCGAGATCTACTCGCGTTTCGAGAAGAACGGCCTGAAGGTCGTGGCCTCGAAGATGAAGCAGCTGTCCAAGCAGGAAGCCGAAGGCTTCTACGCGGTCCACCGCGAGCGTCCGTTCTTCGGCGCGCTGGTCAACTTCATGATCTCCGGCCCGGTGATGATCCAGGTGCTGGAAGGCGAGGGCGCGGTGCTGAAGAACCGCGAGCTGATGGGCGCCACCAACCCGAAGGAAGCGGCCGCCGGCACCATCCGCGCCGACTTCGCGGACTCCATCGACGCCAACGCCGTGCACGGTTCCGACTCGCTGGAGAACGCCGCGATCGAGATCGCGTACTTCTTCCCGGCCACGGACGTCATCGGCCGCTGA
- a CDS encoding TetR/AcrR family transcriptional regulator: protein MSTAQFSTKDRILNAAEGLFAQQGFAGTSLREVTSRADVNIAAVNYHFGSKENLINEVFRRRMDEMSDARISLLEQAVAEHPGAIEPILRAFVIPALAVSHDRGGGVAFIRVIARAYAEKNDSLRAFLSARYGHVLRDFAKALATCLPGLGKEQLYWRLDFISGALTYAMADFGAIKRPSGVSEETHQRRAADELIAFAAAGLKAEP, encoded by the coding sequence ATGAGCACCGCCCAGTTCAGCACCAAGGACCGCATCCTCAACGCCGCCGAGGGCCTGTTCGCGCAACAGGGCTTTGCCGGCACCTCGCTGCGCGAGGTCACCAGCCGCGCGGACGTCAACATCGCGGCGGTCAACTACCACTTCGGCAGCAAGGAAAACCTCATCAACGAGGTCTTCCGCCGCCGCATGGACGAGATGAGCGACGCGCGGATTTCCCTGCTGGAACAGGCGGTTGCCGAGCATCCCGGCGCCATCGAGCCGATCCTGCGCGCCTTCGTCATCCCGGCGCTGGCGGTCAGCCACGACCGTGGCGGCGGCGTCGCCTTCATCCGCGTCATCGCCCGTGCCTATGCCGAGAAGAACGACAGCCTGCGCGCCTTCCTGTCGGCCCGCTATGGCCATGTGCTGCGCGATTTCGCCAAGGCGCTGGCCACCTGCCTGCCGGGCCTGGGCAAGGAGCAGCTGTACTGGCGGCTGGACTTCATTTCCGGTGCGCTGACCTATGCCATGGCCGACTTCGGCGCGATCAAGCGGCCCAGCGGCGTGTCCGAGGAAACCCACCAGCGCCGCGCCGCCGACGAACTGATCGCCTTCGCCGCCGCCGGCCTGAAGGCCGAACCCTGA
- a CDS encoding 3-hydroxyacyl-CoA dehydrogenase/enoyl-CoA hydratase family protein encodes MTEKLLIRRVAVLGAGVMGAQIAAQLVNAGIDTVLFDLPAKEGDPNGVVQKAIANLGKLSPAPLGSRQLAEAIVPANYETGLKELESCDLIIEAIAERMDWKQDLYKKIAPHVPKHAVLASNTSGLGINKLSDVLPEELRHRFCGVHFFNPPRYMYLVELIPTRHTEGWVMEGLESFLTTYVGKGVVIARDTPNFIGNRIGVFSILATMHHTAQSKLGFDTVDALTGPLLGRPKSATYRTADVVGLDTMAHVIKTMADTLPDDPWHQYFTAPAWLQALVEKGALGQKTGAGIFRKVGKDIMVVDVAKGDYVASNMEADPEVVAILKERDPARKFAALRASAHPQAQFLWAIFRDLFHYAAYHLKDIAETARDVDLAIRWGYGWKLGPFETWQAAGWKQVAEWIAEDIAAGKAMSDAPLPAWVLSRDGMYAADGSYSPTQDKDIARSALPVYQRQRFPDPMLGEKFAQGTTVWENEGVRLWADDGDDIAVVSFKTKLHTVNDQVLNGLQEAIAIAEKQFKGLVIWQAAEPFSAGADLAGALGLLKEGKVDAFEAMVANFQKTSQAIKYSLVPVVAAVRGLALGGGCEFQMHSAKTVAHLESYIGLVEAGVGLLPAGGGLKEFAVRASQAAGPNGDVFAELKKVFETVAMAKVSASALEAKELGLLRPNDRVVMNAYELLVVAKAEAKAMAEAGYRPPLPARNVRVAGDVGIATFRMLLVNMLEGRFISPYDDEIARRIATILCGGEVDRGATVDEDWLIRLERKHFVELAQQEKTQARIEHMLKTGKPLRN; translated from the coding sequence ATGACCGAAAAACTCCTGATCCGTCGCGTCGCCGTGCTGGGCGCGGGCGTGATGGGCGCGCAGATCGCCGCCCAGCTCGTCAACGCCGGCATCGACACCGTGCTGTTCGACCTGCCCGCCAAGGAGGGTGATCCCAACGGCGTGGTGCAGAAGGCCATCGCCAACCTGGGCAAGCTCTCGCCCGCCCCGCTCGGCAGCAGGCAGCTGGCCGAGGCCATCGTGCCGGCCAACTACGAGACCGGCCTGAAGGAGCTGGAAAGCTGCGACCTGATCATCGAGGCCATCGCAGAGCGCATGGACTGGAAGCAGGACCTGTACAAGAAGATCGCCCCGCACGTGCCGAAGCACGCGGTGCTGGCTTCAAACACCTCGGGCCTGGGCATCAACAAGCTGTCCGACGTGCTGCCGGAAGAACTGCGCCACCGTTTCTGCGGCGTGCATTTCTTCAACCCGCCGCGCTACATGTACCTGGTCGAGCTGATCCCCACCCGCCACACCGAAGGCTGGGTGATGGAAGGGCTGGAAAGCTTCCTGACCACCTATGTCGGCAAGGGCGTGGTGATCGCGCGTGACACGCCGAACTTCATCGGCAACCGCATCGGCGTGTTCTCGATCCTCGCCACCATGCACCACACCGCGCAGTCCAAGCTCGGCTTCGACACGGTGGACGCGCTGACCGGCCCGCTGCTGGGCCGCCCGAAGTCGGCCACCTATCGCACCGCCGATGTGGTCGGCCTGGACACCATGGCCCACGTCATCAAGACCATGGCCGACACCCTGCCCGACGACCCGTGGCACCAGTATTTCACCGCCCCGGCCTGGCTGCAGGCGCTGGTGGAGAAAGGCGCGCTGGGCCAGAAGACCGGCGCCGGCATCTTCCGCAAGGTCGGCAAGGACATCATGGTGGTGGATGTCGCGAAGGGGGATTACGTCGCCTCCAACATGGAAGCCGACCCGGAAGTCGTGGCGATCCTGAAGGAACGCGACCCGGCCAGGAAGTTCGCCGCGCTGCGTGCCAGTGCGCATCCGCAGGCGCAGTTCCTGTGGGCGATCTTCCGCGACCTGTTCCATTACGCCGCCTACCACCTGAAGGACATCGCCGAGACCGCGCGCGACGTCGACCTGGCCATCCGCTGGGGCTATGGCTGGAAGCTCGGTCCGTTCGAGACCTGGCAGGCCGCCGGCTGGAAGCAGGTGGCGGAATGGATCGCCGAGGACATCGCCGCCGGCAAGGCCATGAGCGATGCGCCGCTGCCGGCCTGGGTGCTGTCGCGTGATGGCATGTACGCCGCCGATGGCAGCTACAGCCCGACGCAGGACAAGGACATCGCCCGCTCCGCCCTGCCCGTCTACCAGCGCCAGCGCTTCCCCGACCCGATGCTGGGCGAGAAGTTCGCGCAGGGCACGACGGTCTGGGAAAACGAAGGCGTGCGCCTGTGGGCCGACGACGGCGACGACATCGCCGTGGTCAGCTTCAAGACCAAGCTGCACACCGTGAACGACCAGGTGCTCAACGGCCTGCAGGAAGCGATCGCCATCGCCGAAAAGCAGTTCAAGGGCCTGGTGATCTGGCAGGCGGCCGAGCCGTTCTCCGCAGGCGCCGACTTGGCCGGTGCGCTCGGCCTGCTGAAGGAAGGCAAGGTCGATGCGTTCGAGGCGATGGTCGCCAACTTCCAGAAGACCAGCCAGGCGATCAAGTATTCGCTGGTGCCGGTCGTCGCCGCCGTGCGCGGCCTGGCGTTGGGCGGTGGCTGCGAATTCCAGATGCATTCGGCCAAGACCGTCGCGCACCTGGAGAGCTACATCGGGCTGGTCGAGGCCGGCGTCGGCCTGTTGCCGGCGGGTGGCGGCCTGAAGGAATTCGCCGTGCGCGCCTCGCAGGCCGCAGGCCCGAACGGGGATGTCTTCGCCGAACTCAAGAAGGTCTTCGAGACCGTGGCGATGGCGAAGGTCTCGGCCTCGGCGCTCGAAGCCAAGGAACTCGGCCTGCTGCGCCCGAACGACCGCGTGGTAATGAACGCCTACGAGCTGCTGGTCGTGGCCAAGGCCGAAGCCAAGGCGATGGCCGAAGCCGGTTACCGCCCGCCGCTGCCCGCGCGCAATGTCCGCGTGGCCGGCGACGTCGGCATCGCCACCTTCCGCATGCTGCTGGTGAACATGCTGGAAGGCCGCTTCATCAGCCCCTACGACGACGAGATCGCACGCCGCATCGCCACCATCCTCTGCGGCGGCGAAGTGGACCGCGGCGCCACCGTTGACGAGGACTGGCTGATCCGCCTGGAACGCAAGCATTTCGTGGAACTGGCGCAGCAGGAGAAGACCCAGGCCCGCATCGAGCACATGCTCAAGACCGGCAAGCCGCTGCGCAACTGA
- a CDS encoding acetyl-CoA C-acyltransferase yields the protein MSKQVQEAYIVAATRTPVGKAPKGMFRNTRPDDMLAHVLKAVVAQAPGIDLSRIDDAIIGCAMPEAEQGMNVARIGVLLAGLPNTVAAQTVNRFCSSGLQAVAMAADQIRLGNADLMLAGGTESMSMVPMMGNKVALSPSVFKDDHVAIAYGMGITAEKVAEEWKVSREDQDAFAVASHEKALAAIAAGEFKDEITPYDIVSHVPDLSDGSRILTREKIADTDEGPRPGTSMETLAKLKPVFRNGQFGGTVTAGNSSQMSDGAAAVLLASEQAIKDYGLTPLARFVSFSVAGVRPEVMGIGPIAAIPKALKQAGLTQDQIDWIELNEAFAAQALAVIRDSKLDPSKVNPLGGAIALGHPLGATGAIRTATIVHGLRRRQQKYGLVTMCIGTGMGAAGVFEAL from the coding sequence ATGAGCAAGCAAGTACAAGAGGCCTATATCGTCGCCGCCACCCGCACCCCGGTGGGCAAGGCGCCGAAGGGCATGTTCCGCAACACCCGCCCCGACGACATGCTGGCGCACGTGCTGAAAGCCGTCGTCGCGCAGGCGCCGGGCATCGACCTTTCGCGCATCGACGACGCCATCATCGGCTGCGCGATGCCGGAAGCCGAGCAAGGCATGAACGTGGCGCGCATCGGCGTGCTGCTGGCCGGCCTGCCGAACACGGTCGCCGCGCAGACGGTCAACCGTTTCTGCTCGTCCGGCCTGCAGGCGGTCGCGATGGCCGCCGACCAGATCCGCCTCGGCAATGCCGACCTGATGCTGGCCGGCGGCACCGAGTCGATGTCGATGGTGCCGATGATGGGCAACAAGGTCGCGTTGTCGCCGTCGGTGTTCAAGGACGACCACGTGGCCATCGCCTACGGCATGGGCATCACCGCCGAGAAGGTGGCCGAAGAGTGGAAGGTCAGCCGCGAGGACCAGGACGCGTTCGCCGTCGCCTCGCACGAGAAGGCGCTGGCCGCCATCGCCGCCGGCGAGTTCAAGGACGAGATCACCCCCTACGACATCGTCAGTCATGTGCCCGACCTGTCCGATGGCAGCCGCATCCTGACCCGCGAGAAGATCGCCGATACCGACGAAGGCCCGCGCCCCGGTACCAGCATGGAAACCCTGGCGAAACTCAAGCCGGTGTTCCGCAACGGACAATTCGGCGGCACGGTCACCGCGGGCAACAGCTCGCAGATGAGCGATGGCGCCGCCGCGGTGCTGCTGGCCTCCGAGCAGGCGATCAAGGATTACGGACTGACGCCCCTCGCCCGCTTCGTCAGCTTCTCGGTGGCCGGCGTGCGCCCGGAAGTGATGGGCATCGGACCGATCGCCGCGATCCCGAAGGCGCTCAAGCAGGCCGGCCTGACCCAGGACCAGATCGACTGGATCGAGCTCAACGAAGCCTTCGCCGCACAGGCGTTGGCGGTTATCCGCGACAGCAAGCTGGACCCGTCCAAGGTCAACCCGCTCGGCGGCGCCATCGCGCTCGGCCACCCGCTGGGCGCGACCGGTGCCATCCGCACCGCGACCATCGTCCACGGCCTGCGTCGCCGCCAGCAGAAATACGGCCTGGTGACGATGTGCATCGGCACCGGCATGGGCGCGGCCGGCGTGTTCGAAGCGCTCTGA
- the galU gene encoding UTP--glucose-1-phosphate uridylyltransferase GalU, translating into MQGKPIRKAVFPVAGLGTRFLPATKTVPKEMLPIVDKPLIQYAVDEAIEAGCDTLIFITNRYKHAVADYFDKAYELEQKLESAGKTRQLELIRHVLPEGVRAIFITQSEALGLGHAVLCAKEVVGDEPFAVLLPDDLIWSRGDGALKQMAEHAQANASSVIAVQDVPRAQTSSYGIVDAPDFTGQAGQIKAIVEKPSPETAPSTLAVVGRYVLSPAIFGLLEQTPRGAGGEIQLTDAIATLLGHEAVDAFRFHGTRFDCGTHLGLIEATLRYALDHEQLSGPARQMMQSALDELGVVET; encoded by the coding sequence ATGCAGGGCAAACCCATCCGCAAGGCGGTCTTCCCGGTCGCCGGGCTCGGAACGCGCTTCCTTCCCGCCACCAAAACCGTGCCGAAGGAGATGCTGCCGATCGTCGACAAGCCGCTGATCCAGTACGCGGTGGATGAAGCGATCGAAGCCGGCTGCGACACCCTGATCTTCATCACCAACCGCTACAAGCACGCGGTGGCCGACTACTTCGACAAGGCCTACGAACTTGAGCAGAAGCTTGAGAGTGCCGGCAAGACCCGCCAGCTTGAACTGATCCGCCATGTGCTGCCGGAGGGCGTACGCGCCATCTTCATCACCCAGTCCGAGGCACTCGGCCTGGGGCATGCCGTGCTCTGTGCGAAAGAGGTCGTGGGTGACGAGCCTTTCGCGGTGCTGTTGCCGGATGACCTGATCTGGAGCCGGGGCGACGGCGCCCTGAAGCAGATGGCCGAACACGCGCAGGCGAACGCATCCAGCGTCATCGCCGTGCAGGACGTGCCGCGCGCGCAGACCAGCAGCTACGGCATCGTGGATGCGCCGGATTTCACCGGACAGGCAGGGCAGATCAAGGCCATCGTCGAAAAGCCGTCACCCGAGACGGCACCCAGCACGCTGGCCGTGGTGGGGCGCTACGTCCTGTCACCTGCGATCTTCGGGCTGCTTGAACAGACGCCGCGCGGCGCCGGCGGCGAAATCCAGCTCACCGACGCCATCGCCACGCTGTTGGGGCACGAGGCGGTGGATGCCTTCCGCTTCCATGGCACCCGGTTCGACTGCGGCACCCACCTCGGCCTGATCGAGGCGACGCTGCGTTACGCCCTCGACCATGAACAGCTGAGTGGTCCGGCCCGGCAGATGATGCAGTCGGCGCTGGATGAATTGGGCGTGGTGGAAACCTGA
- a CDS encoding polysaccharide biosynthesis protein: MKLDLRERWSAMLPRLLVVSHDLLMVAFAWWGLHWLRYSMLAEGGLPSFDYMQLAIVLGVQGLVFWKVGLYRGLWRFASVPDLANLLKAGLVGLLGIVIGLFLYNRLLGVPRGVLVLYPIAIVSLLGMPRLLYRAWKDSTFDRRRESSVRILIMGAGRAGEALIRDLLRSGNYSPVGVLDDAPSLRGTEVHGVPVLGKIEDAGEIARETAARLIVIAMPSISADQMQRIITICESTGLPFRMVPKIQDVLSGRSLPGELKEVAIEDLLGRDPVPPDWQAIRGWLGGRSVMVTGAGGSIGSELCRQCARNGATHLTLIEQDELSLMRMQQELARDFPTLSCYPLLGDCGDPAVVAHALSRYPVQAVFHAAAYKQVPVLEDQLREGLRNNALATHVVAKAAVEAGVGTFVLISTDKAVDPVNVLGASKRLAELACQLHATRGETDFVTVRFGNVLDSAGSVVPLFREQIRLGGPVTVTDPDVTRYFMTIPEACQLILQASAMGAHDAVYTLDMGEPVAIRHLAEQMIRLAGKQPGKDVAIVYTGLRPGEKLHETLFHADEGYRHTNHPKILSGEMRPLDAVAIARSFDGIQAAVASYDEDTLADLLQEAVPEFSPSESVSSDSPAVIVPFPGRRGRGRRS, translated from the coding sequence ATGAAGCTGGATCTGCGTGAACGATGGAGCGCGATGCTGCCACGCCTGCTCGTGGTCAGCCACGACCTGTTGATGGTCGCGTTCGCGTGGTGGGGCCTGCACTGGCTCCGCTACAGCATGCTTGCCGAAGGTGGCCTGCCTTCATTCGATTACATGCAGCTGGCGATCGTGCTGGGCGTCCAAGGCCTGGTGTTCTGGAAGGTCGGTCTCTATCGCGGACTGTGGCGCTTCGCCAGTGTCCCCGATCTCGCCAACTTGTTGAAAGCTGGGCTGGTGGGCCTGCTGGGCATCGTCATCGGCCTGTTTCTCTACAACAGGCTGCTGGGCGTGCCGCGAGGCGTTCTGGTGCTGTATCCGATCGCGATCGTGTCGCTCCTCGGCATGCCGCGACTGCTGTATCGCGCGTGGAAGGACAGCACGTTTGACCGCAGGCGCGAGTCGTCCGTCCGCATCCTGATCATGGGGGCGGGGCGAGCCGGCGAGGCATTGATCCGCGACCTGCTGCGCTCTGGAAATTATTCGCCGGTGGGCGTGCTGGATGACGCGCCCAGCCTGCGCGGCACCGAAGTCCATGGCGTGCCGGTATTGGGTAAGATCGAGGATGCGGGGGAAATCGCCCGCGAGACGGCGGCCCGCCTCATCGTGATCGCGATGCCGTCGATCAGCGCCGACCAGATGCAGCGCATCATCACCATCTGCGAATCGACCGGCCTGCCGTTCCGCATGGTGCCGAAGATTCAGGATGTCCTGAGCGGCCGTTCGCTGCCTGGCGAACTGAAGGAAGTCGCCATCGAAGATCTGCTGGGCCGTGATCCGGTACCACCGGATTGGCAGGCCATCCGTGGCTGGCTCGGTGGTCGCAGTGTCATGGTGACCGGTGCCGGTGGTTCCATCGGTTCCGAACTGTGCCGCCAGTGCGCCCGCAACGGCGCAACGCACCTGACCCTGATCGAGCAGGACGAACTCTCGCTGATGCGGATGCAGCAGGAACTGGCGCGCGATTTCCCGACCCTCTCCTGCTACCCGTTACTCGGCGACTGTGGCGATCCGGCCGTCGTGGCGCATGCCTTGTCACGGTATCCGGTGCAGGCCGTCTTCCACGCCGCCGCCTACAAGCAGGTGCCGGTGCTTGAAGACCAATTGCGCGAAGGCCTGCGTAACAACGCGCTGGCCACCCATGTCGTCGCCAAGGCAGCGGTCGAGGCAGGCGTCGGCACCTTCGTATTGATCTCAACCGACAAGGCGGTGGACCCGGTCAATGTGCTGGGTGCGAGCAAGCGCCTGGCGGAACTCGCCTGCCAGCTTCATGCGACGCGTGGCGAAACCGACTTCGTGACCGTGCGCTTCGGCAACGTGCTCGATTCAGCAGGCAGCGTGGTGCCGCTGTTCCGCGAGCAGATCCGCTTGGGCGGGCCGGTGACGGTCACCGATCCCGATGTGACGCGTTACTTCATGACGATCCCCGAGGCCTGCCAGCTGATCCTGCAGGCTTCGGCGATGGGCGCGCACGATGCGGTCTATACCCTCGACATGGGAGAGCCGGTGGCGATCCGCCACCTGGCCGAGCAGATGATCCGGCTGGCCGGCAAGCAGCCTGGCAAGGATGTGGCCATCGTCTATACGGGTCTGCGGCCGGGCGAGAAGCTGCACGAAACCCTCTTCCATGCGGACGAGGGTTATCGCCACACCAATCATCCCAAGATCCTGAGTGGCGAGATGCGCCCGCTGGATGCCGTCGCCATCGCCCGGTCGTTTGATGGCATCCAGGCTGCCGTAGCCTCGTATGACGAGGACACGCTCGCCGATCTGCTGCAGGAAGCGGTCCCCGAATTTTCCCCATCCGAAAGCGTGTCGTCTGACAGCCCGGCGGTTATCGTGCCGTTCCCGGGCCGTCGTGGTCGCGGCCGCAGGAGCTGA